One window of Thermocoleostomius sinensis A174 genomic DNA carries:
- the rdgB gene encoding RdgB/HAM1 family non-canonical purine NTP pyrophosphatase → MPTLVVATRNPGKLKEMQAYLTDPALNWSLRLKPADLEIEETGQTFLENAGLKASQVAQAIGEWAIADDSGLAVDALGGAPGIFSARYGNTDADRIARLLSELGERPDRQAQFVCAVAVARPDGTIVLQTEGICSGEILYSPRGVGGFGYDPIFYVPTEQMTFAEMPPAVKHRVSHRGRAFEALLPQLKALSSDVNP, encoded by the coding sequence ATGCCTACCCTCGTTGTTGCTACCAGAAATCCCGGCAAACTCAAGGAGATGCAAGCCTATTTGACTGATCCGGCTTTAAATTGGTCGTTGCGGCTGAAACCTGCCGATCTGGAGATTGAAGAGACCGGACAAACGTTCCTGGAAAATGCTGGCCTCAAGGCGTCTCAGGTAGCACAGGCGATCGGTGAATGGGCGATCGCCGATGATTCGGGGCTGGCGGTAGATGCACTGGGCGGTGCACCGGGAATTTTTTCAGCGCGGTATGGCAACACCGATGCCGATCGCATTGCTCGTCTGCTGTCAGAATTGGGAGAACGTCCCGATCGCCAAGCACAGTTTGTCTGTGCAGTGGCAGTGGCTCGTCCGGATGGAACAATCGTGCTGCAAACAGAAGGCATTTGCTCTGGTGAAATCCTCTACAGTCCGCGTGGGGTTGGTGGGTTTGGCTATGATCCCATCTTTTATGTACCAACCGAACAAATGACCTTTGCAGAAATGCCACCAGCCGTCAAGCACCGAGTCAGCCATCGTGGACGAGCGTTCGAGGCCTTATTGCCGCAGTTGAAAGCGCTGTCCTCGGATGTAAACCCCTGA
- a CDS encoding phosphoglucomutase/phosphomannomutase family protein, whose protein sequence is MAVHFSPASFVTKPITFGTDGWRGVIAADFTFERVMRVAPIAAQALAQSYGSNGSRTIIVGYDRRFLSEEFAKATADVVKAAGFDVLLSETYAPTPAFSWAAKQQNALGALVITASHNPGIYSGFKVKGAFGGSVPPEVTKHIEAMLATNESVESATTGTLTTFNPWESYCEALRSRVDIAAIREAIAQGRLTVFADVMHGAAATGLEQLLGIPIQELHGDRDPLFGGGAPEPLPRYLTDLLAKLTAHGQQDNAGLAVGLVFDGDSDRVAAVDGRGNFLSSQILIPVLIEHLATRRGYAGEVVKTISGSNLIPKVAQLYNLSVYETPIGYKYIADRMLESHVLLGGEESGGIGYGHHIPERDALLSALYVLEAIVQSGTDLSDLYAQLQQKTGYFSDYDRIDLPLANMDVRARLLEQLQTNPPSVIAGQAVLDCLAIDGYKFQLSNQSWLLIRFSGTEPVLRLYSEALTLADAQQNLAWAEAWANSI, encoded by the coding sequence ATGGCAGTTCATTTTTCTCCGGCGTCGTTCGTTACAAAGCCCATTACGTTTGGCACAGATGGTTGGCGTGGGGTTATTGCCGCAGATTTTACGTTTGAGCGCGTCATGCGAGTGGCTCCGATCGCCGCCCAAGCGTTGGCACAGTCCTATGGCAGTAATGGCAGCCGCACCATTATCGTGGGATACGATCGGCGGTTTTTGTCGGAGGAGTTTGCCAAAGCCACCGCAGACGTGGTGAAAGCCGCGGGGTTTGATGTCTTGTTGTCGGAAACCTATGCGCCAACACCAGCGTTTAGCTGGGCGGCTAAGCAGCAAAATGCCCTAGGAGCACTAGTAATTACGGCTAGCCATAATCCGGGAATCTATTCTGGCTTTAAGGTGAAGGGAGCGTTTGGCGGATCTGTCCCTCCAGAGGTGACAAAGCACATTGAAGCCATGCTAGCGACTAATGAATCAGTCGAATCGGCTACGACTGGGACATTGACGACGTTCAATCCTTGGGAAAGCTATTGCGAGGCGTTGCGATCGCGGGTGGATATTGCAGCGATTCGCGAGGCCATTGCCCAAGGTCGGCTGACGGTTTTTGCCGATGTCATGCACGGGGCCGCAGCCACTGGATTGGAGCAACTGCTGGGAATTCCGATTCAGGAATTGCATGGCGATCGCGATCCATTGTTTGGCGGTGGCGCACCGGAACCCTTGCCGCGCTATCTAACAGATCTGTTGGCGAAACTAACCGCGCACGGGCAACAGGACAATGCTGGCTTGGCCGTTGGCTTGGTGTTTGATGGGGACAGCGATCGGGTGGCGGCGGTGGATGGACGCGGCAATTTCCTTAGTTCCCAAATTCTAATTCCAGTATTGATTGAACACCTGGCCACTCGGCGCGGCTATGCCGGCGAAGTCGTGAAAACCATCAGCGGTTCCAATCTAATTCCCAAAGTGGCTCAGCTTTACAATTTGTCTGTTTACGAAACGCCGATCGGGTACAAGTATATTGCCGATCGTATGTTAGAAAGCCACGTGCTGCTGGGCGGTGAAGAATCTGGTGGCATTGGCTATGGACATCACATTCCTGAACGGGATGCGCTGCTATCGGCACTGTATGTGCTGGAGGCAATTGTGCAGTCGGGGACAGATCTCAGCGATCTCTATGCTCAACTTCAGCAAAAAACGGGCTATTTCTCAGATTACGATCGCATTGACCTACCTCTGGCCAATATGGACGTGCGGGCCCGCTTGTTAGAGCAACTGCAAACCAACCCACCCAGTGTAATTGCAGGTCAGGCGGTACTGGATTGCTTAGCGATCGATGGTTACAAGTTCCAGTTATCCAATCAAAGCTGGCTGCTAATTCGCTTTAGCGGTACAGAACCCGTTCTGCGGCTTTACTCGGAAGCCCTCACCCTAGCAGACGCTCAACAAAATCTGGCATGGGCCGAAGCATGGGCAAATTCCATTTAG
- a CDS encoding thioredoxin family protein: MSVNQSEPTTPSNPLLEPTTTSVAIRIRNLVVVFVAIVLSVTIFLGLRTGTSTASLAAMAETATPLNVALSNHKPTLMEFYADWCTACQAMAQDMSDLRQEYGDRVNFVMLNVDNSKWLPEMLAYRVDGIPHFVFLGTEGETIASTIGEQPRTIMASNLEALIAGQALPYVRSQGRTSELDSAAIPQPRPDDPRSHGSQVLID; encoded by the coding sequence ATGTCTGTTAATCAATCTGAACCAACCACTCCATCCAATCCACTATTGGAACCAACCACAACCTCCGTTGCTATTCGTATTCGCAACCTTGTCGTCGTGTTCGTGGCGATCGTGCTTAGTGTAACTATTTTTTTGGGATTGCGCACCGGGACGAGTACTGCCTCACTAGCCGCTATGGCCGAGACAGCTACACCGCTGAATGTCGCCTTGAGCAATCACAAACCCACACTCATGGAGTTTTATGCCGATTGGTGTACGGCATGTCAGGCGATGGCGCAAGATATGAGCGATTTGCGGCAGGAGTATGGCGATCGGGTGAATTTTGTCATGCTGAATGTTGATAACAGCAAATGGTTGCCCGAAATGCTAGCGTATCGTGTGGATGGCATTCCCCACTTTGTGTTTTTAGGTACCGAGGGAGAAACCATTGCCAGCACCATCGGCGAACAACCCCGAACAATTATGGCGTCTAATTTGGAAGCGCTCATTGCTGGACAAGCTCTGCCCTATGTTCGATCGCAAGGTCGTACTTCTGAACTAGATTCAGCGGCCATTCCCCAACCCCGCCCAGATGATCCCCGCAGTCATGGCAGTCAAGTTCTGATTGACTGA
- a CDS encoding citrate synthase — translation MTFCEYRPGLEGIPATQSSISFVDGHNGILEYRGINIEDLAKHSTFLETAYLLIWGGLPTQDELAEFEHEIRFHRRLKYRIRDMMKCFPESGHPMDALQACAAALGLFYSRRALDNPVYIRDAVVRLLAKIPTMVAAFQLMRKGNDPIQPRDDLDYAGNFLYMLTEREPDPLAAHIFDICLLLHAEHTINASTFSAMVTASTLTDPYGVIASAVGTLAGPLHGGANEEVIWMLEEIGSVDNVEPYLESCMQRKAKIMGFGHRVYKVKDPRATILQQLAEQLFEKFGQDEYYDIALALEKAVAERLGHKGIYPNVDFYSGLVYRKLGIPTDLFTPVFAIARTAGWLAHWKEQLNENRIFRPTQIYTGSRNAPYVPIEKRHSVQDAELLGLVVS, via the coding sequence ATGACGTTTTGTGAATACAGACCGGGTCTGGAAGGAATTCCTGCCACACAATCCAGCATCAGCTTTGTGGATGGTCACAACGGAATCTTAGAGTACCGGGGCATCAATATTGAAGATTTAGCTAAACACAGCACGTTTCTGGAGACGGCGTATCTGCTGATTTGGGGAGGCTTGCCCACTCAAGACGAGTTGGCAGAGTTTGAGCATGAAATTCGGTTTCATCGACGACTCAAATACCGCATCCGAGACATGATGAAATGTTTTCCCGAAAGCGGTCATCCTATGGATGCGCTGCAAGCTTGTGCTGCCGCCTTGGGGTTATTCTACTCTCGTCGTGCGCTCGATAATCCAGTGTACATTCGTGATGCTGTCGTGCGATTGCTGGCCAAAATTCCCACGATGGTCGCTGCGTTTCAGTTGATGCGCAAGGGAAACGATCCAATTCAGCCCCGCGATGATCTTGATTATGCGGGTAACTTCCTCTACATGTTGACGGAACGGGAACCCGATCCCCTAGCGGCTCACATTTTCGATATTTGTTTATTGCTACACGCCGAACACACCATCAACGCTTCCACCTTTTCAGCAATGGTGACAGCTTCTACATTGACTGATCCCTATGGCGTGATTGCCTCTGCGGTAGGCACACTAGCTGGGCCATTACATGGTGGAGCGAATGAAGAAGTCATTTGGATGCTAGAGGAGATTGGTTCGGTAGATAATGTCGAACCGTATCTAGAAAGCTGTATGCAGCGCAAAGCTAAAATTATGGGCTTTGGGCATCGCGTGTATAAGGTGAAAGACCCCCGCGCCACCATTTTGCAACAGCTTGCAGAACAACTATTCGAGAAGTTTGGGCAAGATGAATACTACGACATTGCCTTGGCCCTAGAAAAGGCAGTAGCTGAACGTTTGGGGCATAAAGGCATTTATCCCAACGTTGATTTCTACTCTGGGTTGGTTTACCGCAAGTTGGGCATTCCTACCGATCTGTTCACCCCGGTGTTTGCCATTGCCCGCACGGCTGGTTGGTTGGCCCACTGGAAAGAACAATTGAACGAAAACCGCATTTTCCGACCTACGCAGATTTATACCGGGTCTAGAAATGCACCCTATGTGCCGATCGAAAAGCGCCACTCGGTGCAGGACGCTGAATTGTTGGGGCTAGTGGTGAGTTAG
- a CDS encoding P-II family nitrogen regulator, which yields MKKVEAIIRPFKLDEVKIALVNAGIVGMTVSEVRGFGRQKGQTERYRGSEYTVEFLQKLKVEIVVEDEQLDMVVEKIVAAARTGEIGDGKIFISPVDQIIRIRTGEKNQEAI from the coding sequence ATGAAAAAAGTTGAGGCCATTATTCGCCCATTCAAGCTAGATGAAGTCAAAATCGCGTTGGTAAATGCGGGTATTGTTGGTATGACCGTCTCAGAAGTTCGAGGCTTCGGACGCCAAAAAGGTCAAACTGAGCGCTATCGGGGTTCAGAGTACACGGTCGAATTCTTGCAAAAGCTCAAGGTCGAGATCGTCGTAGAAGATGAACAGCTTGATATGGTAGTTGAGAAAATCGTTGCGGCAGCGCGGACAGGTGAAATTGGAGATGGTAAAATCTTTATCTCTCCGGTTGATCAAATTATTCGCATCCGCACGGGTGAGAAAAACCAAGAAGCAATTTAA
- a CDS encoding IscS subfamily cysteine desulfurase, with the protein MQRPIYLDNHSTTRVDDRVLAVMLPFFTDHFGNSASVTHAYGWAAEAAVTQARETIATAIHASPEEIIFTSGATEANNLAIKGVAEAHFAQGRHIITVQTEHNAVLDPCRYLESLGFEVTYLPVQLDGLINLQQLEAAIRPDTVLVSVMAANNEIGVLQPIAAIGALCHQHNVLFHTDAAQAIGKIPLNVQTMQIDLMSLTAHKVYGPKGIGALYVRRRHPRVQLAPQLHGGGHERGLRSGTLYSPQIVGFAEAVRLGLFEMELESQRIQALRERLWHSLRQLDGVHLNGHPTQRLPGNLNISVEGVDGQALLLGLQSFVAVSSGSACTSAKMEPSHVLQALGRAPDLAYASIRFGIGRFNTEAEIDRVAEGVVETIRSLRSISCGTRPIVPSSRTSSRQCD; encoded by the coding sequence ATGCAGCGCCCCATTTATCTGGATAATCACTCCACAACTCGAGTAGACGATCGGGTGCTGGCTGTCATGCTGCCATTTTTTACCGACCACTTCGGCAATTCTGCAAGTGTCACACATGCCTATGGTTGGGCCGCCGAAGCAGCGGTTACTCAAGCGCGAGAAACGATCGCCACAGCCATTCATGCCTCTCCGGAAGAAATCATCTTCACGAGTGGGGCCACTGAAGCTAACAATTTAGCGATTAAAGGCGTAGCCGAGGCTCACTTTGCTCAGGGTCGCCACATCATTACAGTGCAGACTGAGCATAACGCGGTGCTCGATCCCTGCCGTTATTTAGAGTCGCTAGGGTTTGAAGTCACCTATTTGCCAGTGCAACTCGATGGACTGATCAATTTACAGCAGTTAGAAGCAGCGATACGACCAGATACCGTTTTAGTGTCGGTGATGGCAGCCAATAACGAGATTGGAGTTTTGCAGCCGATCGCAGCTATCGGTGCCCTCTGTCACCAACACAACGTGTTATTCCATACGGATGCGGCTCAAGCCATCGGCAAAATTCCGTTGAATGTCCAGACGATGCAGATCGATCTCATGTCTTTAACGGCCCACAAAGTTTATGGACCGAAAGGAATTGGGGCGCTGTATGTGCGGCGACGTCACCCTAGAGTGCAACTGGCTCCACAACTGCATGGAGGTGGGCATGAACGGGGGCTGCGATCGGGAACGCTATACTCCCCGCAAATTGTCGGGTTTGCCGAAGCGGTGCGGCTGGGGCTATTCGAAATGGAATTGGAATCACAGCGGATTCAAGCACTGCGCGAGCGGTTATGGCACAGCCTTCGTCAGCTTGATGGGGTTCACCTCAACGGCCACCCTACCCAGCGACTACCTGGGAATCTTAACATCAGCGTGGAAGGTGTCGATGGACAAGCGCTGCTACTGGGATTACAATCCTTCGTTGCGGTGTCTTCTGGATCTGCCTGCACCTCGGCAAAAATGGAGCCATCTCATGTGTTGCAAGCCTTGGGTCGCGCTCCAGACCTTGCCTATGCCTCCATTCGCTTTGGCATTGGGCGCTTTAATACGGAAGCTGAGATCGATCGGGTCGCTGAGGGGGTAGTTGAAACGATTCGATCGCTGCGTTCTATCAGTTGTGGCACCCGACCGATCGTTCCATCTTCAAGGACCTCTTCAAGGCAATGTGATTAG
- a CDS encoding Mo-dependent nitrogenase C-terminal domain-containing protein has protein sequence MKNFVRNLIFQFSEINPLTRLRHKLDAIEITDRATAEWICNHIPARCPFERRIYWFSNSFSIPPLCKLNPFYRELVALRLRATTYLMNEIDEVGEYSESFLRS, from the coding sequence ATGAAGAATTTCGTTAGAAATTTGATATTTCAGTTTTCCGAGATCAATCCGCTGACTCGGTTACGGCACAAGCTCGATGCGATCGAAATCACTGACAGAGCGACAGCAGAGTGGATTTGTAATCATATTCCAGCGCGGTGTCCGTTTGAACGGCGAATTTATTGGTTTAGCAATTCATTTTCGATTCCTCCCTTGTGTAAGCTGAATCCCTTTTATCGAGAATTAGTAGCGCTTCGATTGCGTGCAACCACTTATTTAATGAATGAAATTGACGAAGTCGGGGAATACAGCGAATCATTCCTGCGTTCCTGA
- a CDS encoding lysophospholipid acyltransferase family protein, whose translation MVLLNPLSNPLKTIVSSPNTHSINSRFSPWLTPAVYALGCWVVLPTYFRIQVSGQENLPGDGPVILAPTHRSRWDALLVPYAAGRFVTGRDIHFMVTADEVKGFQGWLIRQLGGFPVNPRQPAIASLRHGVEVLQNRQMMVIFPEGGIFRDKQLHPLKPGLARLALQAEASQPGLGVKIVPMHLDYDQPMPSFGSQVHISIGQPIEVAHYQEGSIKQKAQQLTNDLSHALQVLIQEDCQLEREGEFRLHQNSELSPSDS comes from the coding sequence ATGGTTCTGCTGAATCCATTGAGTAATCCCTTGAAAACGATCGTCTCCTCTCCTAATACGCATTCCATCAACTCGCGGTTTTCTCCATGGCTGACGCCTGCTGTCTATGCCCTGGGTTGCTGGGTGGTACTACCTACCTATTTCCGCATTCAGGTCAGCGGACAAGAGAATTTACCAGGAGATGGTCCGGTGATTTTGGCCCCAACTCATCGCTCTCGGTGGGATGCGCTGTTGGTTCCCTATGCCGCTGGGCGATTTGTCACTGGACGAGATATTCACTTTATGGTGACGGCAGATGAGGTGAAGGGGTTCCAGGGATGGCTGATTCGACAACTGGGCGGGTTTCCGGTCAATCCTCGCCAACCCGCGATCGCTAGTTTGCGCCACGGTGTTGAAGTGCTGCAAAATCGGCAGATGATGGTGATTTTTCCAGAAGGCGGAATTTTTCGAGACAAGCAGTTGCATCCCCTCAAACCCGGTTTGGCTCGATTAGCGTTGCAAGCAGAAGCCAGCCAACCAGGGTTAGGCGTCAAGATTGTGCCGATGCATCTCGATTATGATCAGCCAATGCCGTCGTTTGGGTCGCAGGTTCACATCAGCATTGGTCAGCCGATCGAAGTCGCTCACTATCAGGAAGGTTCGATCAAACAAAAAGCACAGCAGCTTACCAACGATTTGTCTCATGCCTTACAGGTCCTAATACAGGAAGACTGTCAACTGGAACGAGAAGGTGAATTTAGGTTGCACCAAAACTCAGAATTGTCTCCCTCTGACTCGTGA
- the ilvD gene encoding dihydroxy-acid dehydratase: MPTYRSRTSTQGRNMAGARALWRATGMQTEDFEKPIIAVANSFTQFVPGHVHLKDLGQLVCREIEAAGGVAKEFNTIAIDDGIAMGHDGMLYSLPSREIIADAVEYMVNAHCADALVCISNCDKITPGMLMAALRLNIPTVFVSGGPMEAGKTKLAEHKLDLVDAMVVAANDQVSDEVVEEYERSACPTCGSCSGMFTANSMNCLTEAIGLSLPGNGTTLATHFDRKDLFLNAARTIVNLTRRYYEQDDASVLPRSIASFKAFENAMMLDIAMGGSTNTILHLLAAAREAEVDFTMTDIDRLSRQVPQLCKVAPNTQKYHIEDVHRAGGVPGILGELDRAGLLHTEVPTVHSPTLKEALDRWDVKRTQDAAVHTFFRAGPAGIPTQQAFSQSTRWDSLDLDRENGCIRNIDHAYSTEGGLAVLYGNLAEHGCIVKTAGVDESILVFAGTARIYESQDAAVAGILCNEVKPGDVVIIRYEGPRGGPGMQEMLYPTSYLKSKGLGKVCALLTDGRFSGGTSGLSIGHVSPEAAAGGNIALVNDGDRIVIDIPNRHIQVDLSAEELATRRAAMDAKGKDAWKPSQPRQRRVTAALKAYALLATSADQGAVRNLSMLE, translated from the coding sequence ATGCCGACCTATCGATCGAGAACCTCTACTCAGGGACGCAACATGGCCGGGGCCCGCGCGCTTTGGCGTGCCACCGGAATGCAGACTGAGGATTTCGAGAAACCAATTATTGCCGTTGCCAACTCTTTCACCCAATTTGTGCCCGGTCATGTTCACCTCAAGGATTTGGGGCAATTGGTCTGCCGAGAAATTGAAGCGGCTGGCGGAGTTGCTAAGGAATTTAACACGATCGCCATAGACGATGGCATTGCGATGGGGCACGATGGGATGCTCTACAGTTTGCCCTCCCGCGAAATCATTGCCGATGCGGTGGAATACATGGTCAACGCCCATTGTGCCGATGCGCTGGTTTGCATTTCCAACTGTGACAAAATTACCCCTGGAATGTTAATGGCAGCCCTACGGCTCAATATCCCGACGGTGTTTGTTTCGGGTGGCCCTATGGAAGCGGGTAAAACCAAGCTGGCAGAGCACAAACTAGATTTGGTCGATGCGATGGTGGTTGCGGCCAACGACCAAGTCAGCGATGAGGTGGTCGAAGAATATGAGCGCTCTGCCTGCCCCACTTGCGGCTCTTGTTCTGGCATGTTTACTGCCAACTCCATGAACTGTCTCACCGAGGCGATCGGGCTTTCTTTACCCGGCAACGGTACTACGCTGGCAACTCATTTCGATCGCAAAGATCTGTTCCTAAATGCCGCCAGAACCATTGTCAACCTGACTCGCCGCTACTATGAGCAGGACGATGCATCGGTGTTGCCACGCTCGATCGCCAGTTTCAAAGCCTTTGAAAATGCCATGATGCTGGATATTGCCATGGGCGGCTCAACGAACACAATTCTGCACTTGCTGGCGGCAGCCCGCGAAGCCGAGGTCGATTTCACCATGACCGACATCGATCGCCTCTCGCGCCAGGTTCCCCAACTCTGCAAAGTCGCTCCGAATACGCAAAAATATCACATTGAGGATGTTCACCGGGCAGGCGGCGTTCCGGGTATTTTGGGCGAACTCGATCGGGCTGGGTTACTACACACCGAGGTGCCGACGGTTCACAGTCCAACCCTCAAGGAGGCGCTCGATCGGTGGGATGTTAAACGCACCCAAGATGCAGCCGTTCATACTTTCTTTAGGGCAGGTCCGGCTGGAATTCCTACCCAGCAAGCGTTTAGTCAATCAACCCGCTGGGACTCCCTGGACCTCGATCGGGAAAACGGTTGTATTCGCAACATTGACCATGCCTACAGTACAGAGGGTGGGTTGGCCGTACTTTATGGCAACTTGGCGGAACACGGCTGTATCGTCAAAACCGCAGGCGTAGACGAGAGTATTCTAGTGTTTGCAGGTACAGCGCGGATTTATGAAAGCCAGGATGCAGCGGTTGCAGGCATTCTTTGCAATGAAGTGAAACCAGGCGATGTGGTGATCATTCGCTATGAGGGGCCGCGTGGTGGGCCAGGAATGCAGGAAATGCTCTATCCCACTAGCTACTTGAAGTCGAAGGGGTTAGGCAAGGTTTGTGCGCTGTTAACCGATGGGCGCTTTTCAGGCGGAACGTCTGGCTTGTCGATCGGGCATGTTTCCCCGGAGGCAGCGGCAGGCGGCAATATTGCATTGGTTAATGATGGCGATCGCATTGTGATTGATATCCCCAATCGTCACATTCAGGTCGATCTATCAGCAGAAGAACTTGCAACCCGCCGAGCAGCGATGGATGCTAAGGGAAAAGACGCCTGGAAACCATCTCAACCCCGGCAGCGACGAGTGACAGCGGCCCTAAAAGCTTATGCGCTGTTGGCAACTAGTGCCGATCAAGGAGCCGTCCGCAATCTGTCGATGCTGGAATAG
- a CDS encoding glutathione S-transferase family protein produces the protein MLKLYGGVRSRAAIVRWYLEELRIPYEFVLIDLEAGEQKQPYFLAVNPFGKVPAIVDGDFKLWESGAILLYLSQKYDPIAATLEQQTKLAQWVLFTNATFKPGIYQEARREREMPRLFMALNQHLTLHRFLLGEHFSAADVAMGAQLSYLLIRMNIDFRKEKNYAAVIAYFQRLAERPAFQRTFGWRIPA, from the coding sequence ATGCTGAAACTTTACGGTGGCGTCCGCAGCCGTGCGGCAATTGTTCGGTGGTATCTCGAAGAGTTGAGAATTCCTTACGAGTTCGTCTTAATTGATCTAGAAGCAGGTGAACAGAAACAGCCTTATTTTTTGGCTGTAAATCCGTTTGGTAAAGTGCCAGCCATTGTCGATGGTGATTTTAAGCTGTGGGAGTCTGGTGCTATTTTGCTTTACCTGTCTCAGAAGTATGATCCGATCGCTGCCACCCTTGAACAACAAACCAAACTCGCCCAGTGGGTGCTATTCACCAACGCCACCTTTAAGCCGGGGATCTATCAAGAAGCTCGTCGAGAACGAGAAATGCCGCGCCTGTTTATGGCGCTGAACCAACACCTCACACTGCACCGCTTTTTACTGGGTGAACACTTCAGTGCTGCCGATGTTGCCATGGGAGCACAGCTTTCCTATCTGTTAATTCGCATGAACATAGATTTTAGAAAGGAAAAAAACTATGCCGCCGTTATTGCTTATTTTCAACGACTGGCTGAACGTCCAGCGTTCCAACGAACCTTCGGCTGGCGAATCCCTGCTTAA
- a CDS encoding NIL domain-containing protein, whose product MKKRVTLIFPKRSVHMPVTYRLAKDFNVAANIIRAQVTPNQIGTLVVELSGDIDQLDAALEWMQSQNIGVSSVGREIVIDEEVCVHCGLCTGVCPTEALNLHPETFQLNFTRSRCVVCEQCIPTCPVQAISTNL is encoded by the coding sequence GTGAAGAAGCGAGTCACTCTCATCTTTCCAAAGCGATCGGTACATATGCCAGTGACGTATCGGCTGGCAAAGGATTTTAATGTGGCGGCTAATATTATTCGCGCCCAAGTCACCCCCAACCAGATTGGCACGCTGGTAGTGGAACTGTCGGGAGATATTGATCAACTCGATGCAGCGCTGGAGTGGATGCAATCTCAAAATATTGGGGTTTCGTCTGTTGGACGGGAAATTGTGATTGATGAAGAGGTTTGTGTACATTGCGGATTGTGTACAGGGGTTTGCCCGACTGAAGCCCTGAACCTACATCCTGAAACCTTTCAGCTTAATTTCACTCGATCGCGCTGTGTGGTTTGTGAACAGTGCATTCCTACTTGCCCAGTGCAGGCTATTTCCACCAATCTCTAG
- a CDS encoding DUF1611 domain-containing protein, whose translation MLTPDHRIAILLHEGTQSSRGKTGLSLLRYSEIPIVAVIDYECAGQSLPELTNIPRDVPIVASVEASLAYQPTVLALGIAPSGGALPEAWQAEIKQAVAAGLSIVNGLHTPMSTDPALKALLQPKQWIWDVRQEPQGLTIGSGQARRLPCLRVLMVGTDMSVGKMSTGLELHKTSMQRGLRSRFVATGQTGLMLGHDGVPLDAVRIDFASGAIEQLMMRYGYDYDVLYVEGQGSLMNPASTATLPLLRGSQPTHLVLVHRAGQTHIHNFPDVPIPPLRKTIEVYETVASAGGSFASTKIVAVALNTFQLDEEQAQQAIEQAQLETGLPCTDPIRYGADPILDAILQ comes from the coding sequence ATGCTCACCCCCGACCATCGCATCGCCATCCTGCTGCATGAAGGCACTCAGTCATCTAGAGGTAAAACCGGGCTTTCTCTCTTGCGCTACAGTGAAATTCCGATCGTGGCGGTGATCGACTATGAATGTGCGGGACAATCCTTGCCAGAGCTAACCAACATTCCCCGTGATGTGCCAATTGTGGCATCCGTTGAAGCATCGCTGGCCTATCAACCTACCGTCTTAGCGCTCGGCATTGCTCCCTCAGGGGGGGCGTTGCCAGAGGCATGGCAGGCAGAAATTAAACAAGCTGTAGCAGCCGGGTTGTCGATCGTTAATGGGCTGCATACTCCTATGTCCACCGATCCAGCCCTGAAGGCACTGTTGCAACCCAAGCAGTGGATTTGGGATGTGCGGCAAGAACCGCAGGGGTTGACCATCGGCAGTGGGCAAGCTCGGCGGTTACCCTGTCTACGAGTGTTAATGGTGGGAACGGACATGAGCGTCGGCAAAATGTCCACCGGGCTAGAGTTGCACAAAACCTCAATGCAGCGCGGTTTGCGATCGCGCTTTGTGGCAACCGGGCAAACCGGATTAATGCTAGGGCATGACGGTGTACCGCTGGATGCCGTACGGATTGATTTTGCATCCGGCGCGATCGAGCAACTGATGATGCGGTATGGCTATGACTATGATGTGCTGTATGTGGAAGGGCAAGGGTCGTTGATGAATCCAGCTTCCACAGCTACCCTTCCCCTACTGCGCGGTTCCCAGCCAACGCATTTGGTATTGGTGCATCGAGCCGGACAAACGCACATTCATAACTTTCCTGATGTGCCAATTCCACCGTTACGCAAAACGATCGAGGTTTACGAAACCGTGGCTTCGGCAGGTGGCTCCTTTGCCTCCACCAAAATCGTAGCCGTGGCACTGAATACATTTCAGCTTGATGAAGAGCAAGCCCAGCAAGCGATCGAGCAGGCACAGTTAGAAACAGGACTTCCTTGCACTGATCCGATTCGCTATGGGGCAGACCCGATTCTGGATGCTATTTTGCAATAG